From Mytilus edulis chromosome 9, xbMytEdul2.2, whole genome shotgun sequence, the proteins below share one genomic window:
- the LOC139489884 gene encoding uncharacterized protein — protein sequence MAGSVLPAWVPEMLEKGETLETCLEMLKNMQSTEREARMEEREMRKIEMEKEVRLKELEIREKEMAQGVAPPQTHSSLKSKLPKFKEGEDPDVFLRSFEKLVVLHKIPKSEWALRLVPLLCGKALEAFSRLSEEDSKNYDKIKSAILCRYELTAEAYREKFRSERQSSDESFKEFSVRLVGFLRHWLERELIGTDFDRFVDLVTREQLMVSCNKELKLWIKEQKPKTIDELVDKAEAFQQAHKDEQVSSKSVGRIDTDQSKQQGRYNQSKGRQPDTRTCFICKNIGHIATHCPTRTNRSKEDNFKPGKFGLCIQSRQEYRVDDYISGVTVKLPGVSCNGDKVQVHGLDIVEGKIDCDKISVLRDTGCSTVFVHSRFTNPDCLTGQTRDICLADGSVKQCPEVCINISTPYISGDIIALILDTPFADLIVGNYVNTSVPHSVDGLSVTSGEDIFVSGDSVPCHAVETRSRKKKQDEADSMIDQTNVQRSSDIPISHSIDFSDVCHDFKICDRKQLIELQKTDETLDKVKSYVSDVHDNPASYFIYNSDLLYRVYTKPSGEVIQQIVLPSKLRGTVLSLGHDIPLAGHLGNKKTRDRIMQHFFWPGIFNDIAEYCRSCPDCQIGTSKGRVPRAPLISIPPMDEPFQRIAIDFVGPLPMTDDKNRYVLVCVDYSTKYPEAIPLKDQEASTVANALISLFSRVGIPRELLTDQGSNFMSELMVEVCRLLKISKLRTSPYHAMCNGLCEKFNGVLKKMLKAYARQTPKTWDAYIPYLLFAYREVPNESTGFSPFELLYGRHIRGPLAVLKEEWEEPSTCQNSVLSYLLDTREKLRTMAEYAIENETKAKQRQKFYYDRKARDRKIEVGQKVLILLPTHTSKLWELSGGQCHTKPN from the coding sequence ATGGCAGGAAGTGTATTACCCGCTTGGGTTCCGGAGATGTTAGAGAAGGGTGAAACTTTGGAGACATGTTTAGAAATGTTGAAAAACATGCAGTCTACTGAGAGAGAAGCTAGAATGGAAGAGAGAGAGATGAGAAAGATAGAGATGGAAAAAGAGGTACGTTTAAAAGAGTTAGAGATTAGAGAGAAAGAAATGGCTCAAGGTGTTGCACCACCACAGACACATTCAAGTTTGAAGTCGAAACTTCCTAAATTTAAGGAAGGTGAAGACCCAGATGTATTTTTAAGGTCCTTTGAGAAATTGGTGGTTTTGCATAAAATACCCAAGTCTGAGTGGGCCCTTAGATTAGTCCCTTTACTTTGTGGGAAAGCTTTAGAGGCATTTTCTAGATTGTCTGAAGAGGACagtaaaaattatgataaaattaaatCTGCTATTTTATGTAGATACGAGCTTACTGCCGAGGCATACAGGGAGAAGTTCAGAAGTGAACGCCAGTCTTCGGATGAGTCATTTAAGGAATTTTCAGTCAGACTAGTAGGTTTTCTTAGACATTGGTTGGAGCGTGAGTTGATAGGCACTGATTTTGATAGATTTGTTGATTTAGTTACTAGAGAACAGTTAATGGTAAGTTGTAATAAAGAGCTCAAACTTTGGATCAAGGAACAGAAACCGAAAACAATTGATGAGTTGGTAGACAAAGCTGAGGCTTTTCAGCAAGCACATAAAGATGAACAGGTAAGTTCTAAATCAGTTGGGAGAATTGACACCGACCAATCTAAACAACAAGGTAGATATAACCAATCAAAAGGAAGACAACCTGACACTAGGACTTGTTTTATTTGTAAGAACATTGGTCATATAGCTACGCACTGTCCTACAAGGACGAACCGGTCAAAGGAGGATAATTTTAAGCCAGGTAAGTTTGGTTTGTGCATACAGAGTAGACAGGAGTATAGAGTAGATGATTATATTAGTGGTGTGACTGTTAAGTTGCCTGGTGTTTCATGTAATGGCGACAAGGTACAGGTACATGGACTTGATATAGTAGAAGGTAAGATCGATTGTGATAAAATCTCAGTTTTGAGAGATACAGGTTGTTCTACTGTATTTGTTCATAGTAGGTTTACTAACCCAGATTGTCTTACAGGTCAGACTAGAGACATATGTTTAGCAGATGGTTCAGTGAAGCAGTGTCCAGAAGTATGTATTAATATTTCTACTCCTTATATTTCAGGTGATATTATTGCATTGATCTTAGATACACCGTTTGCAGATCTGATTGTTGGAAACTATGTGAACACATCAGTACCACATAGTGTCGATGGTTTATCAGTGACTAGTGGAGAAGATATTTTTGTTTCAGGTGACTCAGTCCCATGTCATGCAGTTGAGACTCGATCTCGAAAGAAGAAGCAGGATGAAGCAGATAGTATGATTGATCAGACGAATGTTCAGCGTAGTAGCGATATACCTATATCTCATTCTATAGATTTTTCAGACGTATGCCATGATTTTAAGATTTGTGATAGGAAGCAGTTGATTGAGTTACAGAAGACAGATGAGACTTTGGATAAGGTAAAATCTTATGTAAGTGATGTGCATGATAACCCAgcatcttattttatatataattcagATTTACTATATAGAGTGTATACTAAGCCAAGTGGTGAAGTTATTCAGCAAATTGTATTACCAAGCAAGTTGAGAGGAACAGTTCTTTCGTTGGGACATGATATTCCGTTGGCAGGTCACCTTGGGAATAAGAAAACAAGAGACAGAATCATGCAGCACTTTTTCTGGCCAGGTATATTTAATGATATTGCCGAATACTGTAGGTCTTGTCCAGATTGTCAGATAGGTACATCGAAGGGTAGAGTACCACGTGCTCCATTGATTAGCATACCACCTATGGATGAGCCATTTCAGCGCATTGCTATTGATTTTGTTGGCCCTTTGCCTATGACTGATGACAAAAACCGTTATGTACTTGTTTGCGTCGATTATTCCACTAAATATCCAGAAGCAATTCCTTTAAAAGATCAAGAAGCTTCTACAGTCGCTAATGCTCTTATAAGTTTATTTTCTAGAGTTGGCATACCCAGGGAGCTGTTGACAGACCAAGGCAGTAACTTTATGTCAGAGCTGATGGTTGAGGTATGTAGACTATTAAAGATAAGTAAGTTACGCACTAGTCCTTATCATGCTATGTGTAATGGACTCTGTGAAAAGTTTAACGGTGTACTGAAGAAAATGTTGAAGGCATATGCACGACAGACACCAAAAACATGGGATGCATATATCCCTTACTTATTATTTGCATATCGGGAGGTACCAAATGAGAGTACTGGTTTCTCaccgtttgaattgttatatggCAGGCACATTAGAGGACCTCTAGCAGTACTTAAAGAAGAGTGGGAAGAGCCTAGTACATGTCAAAACTCTGTGTTGAGTTATTTATTAGACACTAGAGAAAAGTTGAGAACAATGGCTGAGTACGccattgaaaatgaaacaaaagcgAAACAAAGACAGAAGTTTTATTATGATAGAAAAGCTAGAGACAGAAAGATTGAAGTTGGTCAAAAGGTGCTTATATTATTGCCTACACATACATCAAAGCTTTGGGAATTGTCAGGTGGCCAATGTCATACAAaaccaaattaa